The following is a genomic window from Mesorhizobium sp. L-2-11.
GGCTTTCTGCGCGGTTCTGGAACAGATGGTTCCAGTCTCCCCGCAACCGCGCCAGATCCTCGCGGCTGCTGATGCGCTCGCCGTTCTCGTTCTCGACGGCGAGCTCGCCGGCGCGCGACACATAATTCAGCATCGCCCCTACCCTCGCGCCGCCGCCGTAGGATGCCATTTTGACAACCGCGGGCTGGCTGCCCTGGGCCACCGCCGCTAGCCGTGTTTCTATTGGACGGGACGCCTCCGCTGCCCGCGTCTCGACCGCGAAGATCGGCCTGGCGGCCGTCCGCCGCATTTTCGGCTGGCTGCCTCCGCCGCCACCAACACCACCGCCGCCGCCTAGCTCTGCCAGGGCCTTCAGCCGCCGCCGCATTTCTTCCTCGGCCGACCGCCGCTTTCCACCAAGCGACAACTCATGCAGCAACGCCGCGCGCCGCTGCTCCCATTCGCTGGTGAAGGCGCCGAAGAAAATTTCCACCCCTTACCCCTCCCCGCGCCGCTTGTGGCCGGCGCGCTTCGCCAGCGATCGTAACTCCGTCAAAACGGCCGCTTGGACGCGCTGCACGTTGCCAAGATTAATGTCGAGTTCGCTCGGGTGAACGCTCTTGCCGCTGTTTATCGATCGCGCAACCTGGTTCAGGTTCACGCCGATCGCGCGCATGTCCTCCAGCAACAGCGCCATGACGAGCCGATCATCCTTAGTCAGGATCGGTCGTACGCCGGCGCCTTCGAGGATTAGCGACCGAAAAAATCCCGAAACCGTCATGTCGGCCGCCTTCGCGGCCTTTTCGATCGCCGCATATTCGTCCGCGCCGACGCGGGCATGCACCATTCGACCCTTCCGGTCCGGCTCGAGCCGGACCTCGAATTTCGCGTCGTCCATTGGCCTGGACCCCTCTCTCTGGCGCTTGCGGCAGGCATCGAGGGCTGGTTCCTCGAACGTCGGGAAAAATGTCGCACATTTTTCCGTATCCTGCCACCACAAATAGACGTGAAATTCACACTCAATAGAACCAACTTTTCGAGCGGCCCACAATTCGCTCGACTTTATCGCGACCATGAGCAGGGCCTTCGCCCCTGCCCATCAAACGTTAAAAGCGCTCTCCAGGGTTCACCTCCAGGACCGCTTTGTCGGCCTTTGTGTGCCCCTCGTACTCGCCCGCAAGGGACGCTCCGCTCTTCGCCCTGGCCGGCTGCGTGCGAGCGTCACAGACGGCCTTCGCGCGGCTCCGGGGTTCACCACAAAGGGAGCGGCAAGGCCTGCGGCGCCGCTGACGGCCTCTTTGGCCAAACGAGGGAAAATTGCGGTCGACTGGCGAGGGCTCCAGGGTTTGCTCAACGCCAGCGCGCGCACCCATTCCAGTTTCACACGACTTGTTCACACGATGTGTTCACATGCCATGACGTTACGATGTGAACGTAAGGTGTGATTGAAGTATCACACCTTGGGATGGTGAGGCGTGATCGCATCGTGTAAGAACGCCATGCGAACGCAAGCATTCACTTCGTTTGGAAATGCAGTTGCCCAACAGGATGCATGAGCGTGGCGACGGTCCGCCGCGTTCGGCTTTGGGGGCGTCAAAGGAGGGATCAGACATGCCTCGAAGAATTTGCGCGATCAGCGGAAAAGGCGGCGCCGGGAAGACGACGGCCATTATCCTCGTTGCCGGCGAGTACGCTATTCAGGGAAAGAAGGTTCTTCTGATCGACGCCGATCCGCGCCAGAACCTCGCCGAATGGTGGAAGCGATGTGAGGCCAAGGACAATCTTCCGGCCAACATCGAGCTGCACAGCGCGGCAACGCAGCGAAGCATTGAAACCGTGCTGGCCGACCAAGACGGCGTCTATGACGTAATCCTGATGGACTCACCGGGCATCGACAGCGTTATCCGCGATACGATCATCCGCAACTCCGACCTGGTGCTGACGCCAATTCAGCCGAACCAGGATGAAATTAAGGCGGCCGGCGAAGCCGCCACCATCACGGCGGATATTGGCGACAGGGAGGGGCGCACTATTCCCCACGTCAACGTGGTGACGCGCATCGCCCTTCCGGGCCGCGTGCTCGAGGCTTACAGGCTGATCCGTCCGTTCATCGCCAATCTTCGCGACAATGGCTATGAATCGACGCTGATGGATACCGAGCTCACCGAAAGAAATTGCTACCGCGAAATCCGTAACGGCCTCGGCACTTTGCAGATGCTTGAGCTGACCGACCCGGTCATGAAGGGTCGCGCGGAGATTGCGGCGTTTGTGGCCGAGCTCGATCGCCATCTCGCGGCAAACCGGGAAAAGGTGGGAAATGTCTAAAGGCAAACTGTCCGTCTCTGACTTTCCGATCGCTCCGCGACGGCCGAAGCCAGCCATATCCAAAGCCGCAATGAAACCAGCCTCTGTGTCGGTAGGGGCAGAGGTGCGAACGGCTGCAAGGGAACCAGCAGCGGCGCTGGTTTCAGAAACGGATGCGACAAGGGAACGGCCGCGGCGCAGTCTGCCGAACCCGAGCGGCGAAGAGCGCAAGAGCAAGGCGGTCGAACGTGCTTTGGCTCAGGAGGAGGGACGCTATCGCCTGCGCGACCTCAAACGAGCGCACACGCGAGAAGCCAAGCACTACGTCAATTGCCCGTTGGACTACGACACGAAGCTGCGACTGCAAAAGGCCGCCTTCGACAACGACATCAAGATGACGGTGATTATAAAGGCGGCCATCAACCAGTTTCTCCGAGACAACGGCTATTGATCCGTGAGCGGTCGAAGCCTCCTGCTCGGGATGACGATCGGTATCCTTATTGGCATCTACGCCGCACCGTTGTCGTGTTGCCTCATCTAATTTTGTTACCGGCTGCCTCACCAAGAATGTTACCCGCTCGCCAGACGTGCGGAATCTGAAGCGAGGTATGGCGCTGGGCCGCTGACCTCGCCGATGAGCCGCTGCACGGCTTGTTGTCGCCACGCCCTTACTCGCTTCTGCAGCGTGTGAAGCTGGCGCAAGCTGTATCGTCCGGGGTGACGGGCCTGGAACTCGACGAGAAGTTCAAGTGCTGTCTGATCGGGACGCTCTTCAAGGCATCGTGCCATCTCTTCCCAATGGTCCTTAAAGATGTCGGGACGTCGGCCGCGCGGTTTGTCGTTGAGCCGACGATAAGTCTTTGGCCCAACGACAACACCGCGGGCGCGAGCCGCTTGGCGCCAGAGATTGACCCGTCGAACGAGTGTTTTGTACTGCTTGCGGGTAAATCGACCTGGAAACTGGACGCACAGCTCCTCGAAGAGCTGCGTGGCGTTGATGTTGGGGAATTCCTCCAATCGGCGACAAACGGTCGGCCACACCATGCGGAGCGCCTGGACGCGGGCTACCTTCTCGGACCACGATGGGCGCGGCCTCCGTCCATCCGCTCGCGATGTCGGTCAGAACCAGGCTGTGAACGTAGCTACCGCGGTTGACTCCCCCGCAATGAGCGACCAGGTCCATCTCCATGCTGCCGGGCAGCGGCTCGTTCCAGTCGGCAAAGGTGCGCATTTTGATGCGCCGCCGGGGCTCTGGCACAACCCTTGGCGGCTCTTTCGTACGCATGGTGCGCCTTGGCATCTGGAGCAAGCGGTCGATCGTGGCGGCGCTCATCGACAGGATCTTGTGGCGTATCTCCTCCTCGAGCTTCAAATGTCTATTGCGTTCCAGCGCC
Proteins encoded in this region:
- a CDS encoding MobC family plasmid mobilization relaxosome protein yields the protein MDDAKFEVRLEPDRKGRMVHARVGADEYAAIEKAAKAADMTVSGFFRSLILEGAGVRPILTKDDRLVMALLLEDMRAIGVNLNQVARSINSGKSVHPSELDINLGNVQRVQAAVLTELRSLAKRAGHKRRGEG
- a CDS encoding ParA family protein, which codes for MPRRICAISGKGGAGKTTAIILVAGEYAIQGKKVLLIDADPRQNLAEWWKRCEAKDNLPANIELHSAATQRSIETVLADQDGVYDVILMDSPGIDSVIRDTIIRNSDLVLTPIQPNQDEIKAAGEAATITADIGDREGRTIPHVNVVTRIALPGRVLEAYRLIRPFIANLRDNGYESTLMDTELTERNCYREIRNGLGTLQMLELTDPVMKGRAEIAAFVAELDRHLAANREKVGNV